A section of the Spirosoma pollinicola genome encodes:
- a CDS encoding 3-oxoacyl-ACP synthase: protein MTNAHQQTKAGLLALCQTYIQKRIDTARQAMESAQEAANSESKSSAGDKYETGRAMAQNERDRNAQLLAEAKKVDGELKQLAIEKTYETVLPGSLAVTNQGLFFISIGAGRLTLDGVDYFAVSAASPIGTALTGRKANDTVTFNKLDYTVLDVY, encoded by the coding sequence TTGACAAACGCACATCAACAAACGAAAGCGGGGCTTTTGGCCTTATGCCAAACATACATCCAAAAGCGAATTGATACCGCCCGACAAGCTATGGAAAGCGCTCAGGAAGCGGCTAATTCCGAGTCGAAAAGCAGCGCGGGTGACAAGTACGAAACCGGCAGGGCAATGGCCCAAAACGAACGTGATCGCAATGCTCAGTTACTGGCCGAGGCCAAAAAAGTTGACGGAGAACTGAAGCAACTTGCTATCGAAAAAACATATGAAACCGTTCTGCCGGGAAGTCTGGCAGTTACGAATCAGGGGTTATTTTTTATTAGTATCGGCGCCGGAAGGCTAACGCTCGATGGCGTGGATTACTTCGCCGTATCGGCGGCATCGCCAATCGGAACAGCCCTGACTGGCCGAAAGGCAAATGACACCGTTACGTTTAATAAGCTGGACTATACTGTGCTGGACGTTTATTGA
- a CDS encoding TonB-dependent receptor domain-containing protein, with product MHRTFINLTFFYFILFPVFTFSQTLVPRQAWIRGTLVDEKKAPLPFTTVALHRTTDSSLVTGVVADEAGVFGIQAKAGQYFLKISAVAFREKIVSAISLAEEDKQLGTLVLIASAKRLDEVVVVGEKSQMELALDKRIFNVGKDLANAGGTASDILKNIPSVAVDGDGNVSLRGSNSVRILIDGKPSGLVSFKGGSGLQQLQGSMIERVEVITNPSARYEAEGMGGIINIVLKKERKEGINGSFDVITGYPSNFGAAANINYRRKNLNFFVNYTASFRNTPGRSSLYQEVYSNDTTFVYRQNSTSSLKGQNNNARAGIDYFFSPKSILTASYTWRLSKGKRFSDIQYLDYKANTNTILQSRTNRTQDETETEPNSEYVVSYKKTFAREGHELTADVRYLDNWEKSDQYFAQQTFLPDGSPSGIPNLLQRAINDETEKQLLVQVDYVRPFAKDGKLEGGVRLSSRDMTNNYTVTQQNSDYSWTQLPGLTNDFLYVEKINALYGIVGNKVRKFSYQLGLRAEWTDVTTTLKQTNNVNPRSYANLFPSVHATYDLPHQHALQISYSRRVRRPQYNDLSPFMTFSDNRNFFSGNPDLNPEFTNAFEIGHVKYVEKGSMSSSIYYRHTTGKIIRIRRVDEQGNSNTRPENLATEDSYGAEFAGSYALYKWWKLDGSVNFFRAITNGGNLDASYQSDTYSWFTRLTSRFTILKNTDFQWRGNYEAPQKTPQGSRKAITTLDLSLSKDVLKNNGTLVLNVIDVFNSRRYRSITEGENFYTESNSQGRLRQINVTFNYRLHQAKKKTKEPGEGEF from the coding sequence ATGCATCGAACCTTTATAAATCTTACATTTTTTTATTTCATCTTATTCCCTGTATTTACTTTTTCTCAAACACTGGTACCACGCCAAGCCTGGATTCGGGGTACGCTGGTAGACGAGAAAAAAGCACCTCTTCCCTTTACAACGGTTGCTTTGCATCGAACCACCGATTCGTCATTGGTGACTGGTGTGGTGGCCGATGAGGCTGGCGTCTTTGGAATACAAGCCAAAGCCGGGCAATACTTTCTGAAAATCAGCGCAGTGGCTTTTCGGGAAAAAATTGTTTCAGCTATTTCGCTGGCTGAAGAGGATAAACAATTGGGAACGCTGGTGCTCATTGCCAGCGCCAAACGGCTGGACGAAGTCGTTGTGGTAGGAGAGAAAAGCCAGATGGAACTGGCCTTGGATAAACGCATTTTCAATGTTGGTAAAGATCTCGCCAATGCCGGAGGAACGGCATCTGATATCTTAAAGAACATTCCTTCGGTAGCCGTAGATGGCGATGGCAACGTTAGCCTGCGCGGAAGCAATAGTGTTCGTATCCTGATTGACGGAAAGCCATCGGGGCTGGTAAGTTTCAAAGGCGGGAGCGGTTTGCAGCAACTGCAAGGCAGCATGATTGAGCGGGTTGAGGTGATCACGAATCCATCGGCTCGGTATGAGGCAGAAGGAATGGGGGGTATTATAAACATCGTTTTAAAGAAAGAGCGGAAAGAAGGAATCAATGGCTCCTTTGATGTTATTACTGGCTATCCAAGCAATTTTGGAGCCGCGGCAAATATCAATTATAGGCGTAAAAATCTGAACTTCTTCGTCAACTATACCGCTTCCTTCCGAAATACGCCGGGCCGTAGTTCCCTGTATCAGGAGGTGTACAGCAACGACACAACATTTGTTTATCGGCAAAACTCAACAAGTAGCCTGAAGGGTCAGAATAATAATGCACGTGCTGGTATTGACTATTTTTTCAGTCCTAAAAGTATTCTAACGGCTTCCTACACCTGGCGGCTTAGTAAAGGCAAGCGCTTTTCTGATATTCAGTATTTGGATTATAAAGCCAACACCAATACTATTCTGCAAAGCCGCACAAACCGAACGCAGGACGAAACCGAAACTGAGCCGAATTCCGAGTATGTGGTAAGTTATAAAAAAACCTTTGCCCGTGAGGGACACGAACTGACCGCCGATGTACGCTATCTGGATAACTGGGAAAAGTCGGACCAGTATTTTGCCCAGCAAACGTTTCTGCCGGATGGCAGCCCTTCCGGAATACCTAACCTTCTGCAACGGGCCATTAATGACGAAACCGAAAAGCAGTTGCTGGTTCAGGTCGACTATGTGCGCCCATTTGCCAAAGATGGTAAGCTGGAAGGGGGGGTACGCCTGAGTTCACGGGATATGACCAATAACTACACCGTTACTCAACAAAATTCAGATTATAGCTGGACACAACTACCGGGCCTGACCAATGATTTTTTATATGTTGAAAAGATCAATGCACTCTATGGTATCGTGGGGAATAAGGTTCGCAAATTCTCCTATCAACTGGGCTTACGGGCTGAGTGGACTGATGTGACAACGACGCTTAAACAAACGAATAATGTTAACCCCCGCAGCTACGCCAATCTGTTCCCGAGTGTGCATGCCACCTATGATTTACCCCATCAACATGCCTTACAAATCAGCTATAGCCGCCGGGTACGTAGGCCACAATACAATGATTTAAGCCCGTTTATGACGTTTAGCGATAATCGTAACTTCTTCAGTGGAAACCCGGATCTGAATCCCGAGTTTACGAATGCGTTCGAAATTGGTCATGTCAAATACGTTGAAAAAGGGTCGATGAGCTCGTCGATCTATTACCGGCACACAACGGGAAAGATTATCAGGATTCGCCGGGTCGATGAGCAGGGAAATTCCAACACACGCCCTGAAAACCTGGCCACGGAAGATTCCTATGGCGCCGAATTTGCTGGCTCGTACGCACTTTATAAATGGTGGAAACTCGACGGCAGCGTTAACTTTTTTCGGGCTATAACCAATGGCGGCAACCTCGACGCGAGTTACCAAAGCGATACCTACAGTTGGTTTACCCGCCTGACTTCCCGCTTTACTATACTCAAAAACACGGACTTTCAGTGGCGGGGAAATTACGAAGCTCCTCAAAAAACACCACAGGGAAGCCGAAAAGCCATTACTACGTTAGATCTATCTTTAAGTAAAGATGTGCTCAAAAATAATGGCACATTGGTTCTCAATGTCATCGACGTTTTTAACTCCCGCCGTTACCGATCCATTACAGAGGGCGAAAACTTTTACACCGAAAGCAATTCGCAGGGACGCCTGCGCCAGATAAACGTGACGTTCAATTATCGACTGCATCAGGCTAAAAAGAAAACGAAAGAGCCGGGCGAAGGGGAGTTTTAG
- a CDS encoding amidohydrolase, which yields MHRLLVLTSLLAVLLPGCTSKKKADLLVKNAHVYTADSSFAIADAFVVKDGKFIAVGKTSTLENDYTADSTVDLDGQAVYPGFYDPHSHFLGLGQVLTQADLVGTASYDELLERLQSFRKQHPEAMWLTGRGWDQNDWPEKTFPTKEKLDAAFPDVPVALMRVDGHALFVNSKALRLAQVTAGSTLPGGEVIVQRGQPTGVLVDNAMQLIKRVIPQPDLTDKAQMLLAAQKVCVSLGLTTVSDAGISPDEINLIDSLQKAKKLKIRDYAMISLGEPNLNYFLKRGPFQTDWLTVRSFKLYADGALGSRGACLRRPYSDRPETGGFLLLGPSELERVTKLLYASNFQANTHCIGDSANHLMLDLYGKLLKGHNGRRWRIEHAQVISADDFYKFGKYSIIPSVQPTHATSDMYWATERLGPIRVKGAYAFKDLMKQNNMIAFGSDFPVEAVNPLFGFHSVVARQDAKNFPAGGYQMENAVDRKSALLAMTRWAAYACFEDHLRGSIAPGKQADFVILDRDIMTAPNPQLRQTKVKQTWIGGERVF from the coding sequence ATGCACCGTTTACTGGTACTAACCTCACTCCTTGCGGTCCTCCTTCCGGGCTGTACATCGAAGAAAAAAGCTGATTTGCTCGTCAAAAACGCCCATGTTTATACAGCTGACTCAAGTTTCGCCATCGCCGATGCGTTTGTCGTTAAAGACGGAAAATTTATCGCTGTTGGCAAAACCAGCACGCTGGAAAATGACTACACTGCTGATAGTACGGTCGATTTAGACGGTCAGGCCGTGTATCCCGGCTTTTATGACCCTCACTCCCACTTTCTGGGACTGGGCCAGGTACTTACTCAAGCCGACCTTGTTGGCACCGCATCATACGATGAATTGCTCGAACGACTCCAATCATTCCGCAAGCAACACCCCGAAGCCATGTGGCTTACGGGGAGAGGCTGGGATCAAAATGATTGGCCGGAAAAAACTTTTCCGACAAAAGAAAAATTAGACGCGGCTTTCCCCGATGTTCCCGTTGCTCTGATGCGGGTGGATGGTCACGCCCTGTTCGTAAACTCCAAAGCTCTTCGTTTGGCGCAGGTTACGGCTGGCTCTACATTGCCGGGAGGAGAGGTGATCGTTCAACGTGGACAGCCGACCGGGGTTTTGGTCGATAATGCCATGCAGCTCATCAAGCGCGTAATTCCTCAACCCGATTTGACCGATAAAGCTCAAATGTTGCTGGCCGCTCAGAAAGTTTGTGTGTCGCTAGGCCTGACAACGGTATCCGATGCGGGTATCAGCCCTGACGAAATTAACCTGATCGACAGCCTGCAAAAAGCGAAAAAATTGAAAATTCGTGATTATGCTATGATTAGCCTTGGCGAGCCGAATCTAAATTACTTTTTAAAACGGGGCCCTTTCCAAACTGATTGGCTTACCGTCCGTTCGTTTAAACTGTATGCCGATGGGGCCTTGGGCTCACGTGGTGCCTGCCTCCGTCGCCCCTACAGCGACCGCCCCGAAACAGGGGGCTTCCTATTGCTTGGACCATCAGAACTGGAACGCGTAACCAAGCTACTCTACGCATCGAATTTTCAGGCAAATACGCACTGCATTGGCGACTCGGCCAACCACCTCATGCTCGACCTTTATGGAAAATTATTGAAGGGCCACAACGGCCGGCGCTGGCGCATTGAGCACGCCCAGGTTATATCTGCCGATGATTTTTATAAGTTTGGTAAGTATTCAATCATCCCGTCGGTTCAGCCTACACATGCCACCTCGGATATGTACTGGGCCACCGAGCGATTGGGGCCTATTCGGGTGAAAGGGGCGTATGCGTTCAAGGATTTGATGAAGCAAAACAACATGATTGCCTTTGGTAGTGATTTTCCGGTCGAAGCGGTTAACCCTCTCTTTGGCTTTCACTCAGTTGTGGCGCGGCAGGATGCTAAAAATTTCCCGGCAGGCGGCTATCAGATGGAGAATGCCGTTGATCGTAAATCGGCATTGCTGGCCATGACACGCTGGGCCGCTTATGCCTGCTTCGAAGATCATCTGCGGGGTAGCATTGCCCCTGGTAAACAAGCCGATTTTGTTATTCTCGACCGCGATATCATGACTGCCCCGAATCCGCAGTTACGCCAGACAAAGGTGAAACAGACCTGGATTGGTGGCGAACGGGTATTTTAA
- a CDS encoding alpha/beta fold hydrolase: MKKRLLWLILIVLIVAVYLYPVPKKDALDLYTGTDKTLINGLAAFRKQPTSTINTQGYDWTYLVLGKGPKTILFLHGMTGGYDFWWQQMNALSRDYRVISVTYPPVDNLPSLGNGIVAILDKEKVDTTAIVGSSLGGYLTQYLAATYPNRVTKAVFGNTFPNNDSLKEKNGTKVAVATWLPEWLVMGGLRQNLLDVVIPASENNPLAGAQLLENTYGRMSKAQFLARYYCVVDKFHPIDSKQTAIPLLILESDNDPLVPADLRMKLKQYYTTAQVHTFHQKGHFPYLNGPAEYNAVLTAFLSK; encoded by the coding sequence ATGAAAAAACGTTTACTTTGGCTGATTCTCATTGTGCTTATAGTTGCTGTATACCTATATCCTGTACCAAAAAAAGACGCACTTGACTTGTACACCGGAACTGACAAGACTCTAATAAATGGTCTGGCGGCCTTCCGGAAACAGCCAACATCAACAATTAATACGCAAGGGTACGACTGGACGTATCTGGTACTGGGTAAGGGGCCAAAAACCATTCTGTTTCTGCATGGCATGACGGGCGGCTATGATTTCTGGTGGCAGCAGATGAACGCATTGAGTCGAGATTATCGGGTTATTAGTGTTACTTACCCGCCTGTTGATAATTTGCCGAGCCTGGGGAATGGCATTGTGGCAATTCTTGATAAAGAAAAAGTTGACACGACAGCCATTGTGGGTAGTTCGCTGGGGGGCTATCTGACTCAATATCTGGCGGCAACCTATCCTAATCGGGTTACGAAGGCGGTCTTTGGGAATACTTTCCCGAATAATGATAGCCTTAAGGAAAAAAATGGGACAAAGGTTGCTGTTGCAACCTGGTTGCCGGAGTGGTTAGTAATGGGTGGGTTACGTCAGAATTTACTCGACGTTGTCATTCCTGCCTCAGAAAATAACCCTCTGGCCGGTGCTCAATTGCTCGAAAATACGTACGGACGCATGTCAAAAGCGCAATTTCTGGCCCGTTATTACTGTGTAGTCGATAAATTTCATCCTATTGACAGTAAGCAGACAGCTATCCCCCTATTGATTCTGGAGTCAGATAATGACCCGCTCGTCCCGGCAGATTTACGGATGAAACTGAAACAGTATTACACAACTGCGCAAGTCCATACGTTCCATCAGAAAGGCCATTTCCCTTACCTGAACGGCCCGGCAGAATACAATGCAGTATTGACAGCGTTTTTGTCAAAATAA
- a CDS encoding RidA family protein translates to MKYLCIFLLVLSVTLSVSGQHKKIVQLRKAPATPSPYPFSQGVISNGLLFVSGQVGTDPQTSKLVAGGIEAETEQTIQNIKTILEDAGASLDDVVSVTVYLSNMDEFAKMNAVYRKFFKEGTYPARTTVGVAKLVFGSSVEMTMTAAMPTK, encoded by the coding sequence ATGAAATATCTCTGCATTTTCCTGCTTGTTCTCAGTGTGACTCTCTCCGTATCCGGGCAGCACAAAAAAATCGTTCAGCTGCGTAAAGCACCCGCAACGCCATCGCCTTACCCATTCAGTCAGGGGGTTATTAGCAACGGACTTTTGTTCGTATCGGGGCAGGTTGGAACAGACCCGCAAACCAGCAAACTGGTGGCGGGGGGAATTGAGGCCGAAACGGAGCAAACCATTCAGAATATCAAAACTATTCTGGAAGATGCGGGCGCTTCGCTCGATGATGTTGTGAGTGTAACGGTGTACCTCAGCAATATGGATGAGTTTGCAAAGATGAACGCGGTTTACCGGAAATTTTTCAAAGAAGGCACATACCCTGCCCGGACAACTGTTGGTGTAGCGAAATTAGTCTTCGGTTCCAGTGTTGAAATGACCATGACAGCCGCCATGCCTACTAAATAA
- a CDS encoding GntR family transcriptional regulator, which yields MIAKITSPGHSRRQTYGDLVDVYCNSFSPLYKLQFNPKDKTPKYKQIVQSVITDIERGVLKNNEQLPSISELSVEYYLARDTVEKAYRELRERGYITSVQGKGYYVQTNTTTKLKILLVFNKLSSYKKIIYYAFLKALGDKATVDLQIHHYNARHFQEIIEKNMGKYNYYVVMPHFTQDLDKADYIKVLESIPTNELVLLDKDVSELAGSPLSVYQNFDKDICEALENAQDLLNKYSRMVLILPSDGNYPSEIAHGFRSFCVNYRKEFCIKENAIHENLQAGTGYVVVEETDLSELVKKVRQSSYELGQEIGIISFNETTLKELLNITVITTDFEAMGYTAASLLLDNKRIKVKNPFYMIRRGSL from the coding sequence ATGATTGCTAAAATCACGTCTCCAGGTCATAGTCGTCGTCAAACATACGGGGATCTTGTTGATGTTTATTGCAACTCTTTTTCTCCGCTTTACAAGCTACAGTTTAATCCAAAAGACAAAACGCCTAAGTATAAGCAGATTGTGCAGTCGGTCATTACCGATATTGAACGGGGCGTTTTAAAAAACAATGAGCAATTACCCTCCATTAGTGAGTTAAGTGTCGAGTATTATTTAGCCCGTGATACGGTCGAAAAAGCATACCGCGAACTTCGTGAACGCGGCTACATTACGTCGGTGCAAGGCAAAGGGTATTATGTGCAGACAAACACGACGACCAAGCTGAAAATCCTGCTCGTTTTCAACAAGCTAAGTTCTTACAAGAAAATAATTTATTATGCTTTCCTGAAAGCTCTTGGCGACAAGGCAACGGTCGATCTTCAGATTCACCATTACAATGCCCGCCACTTTCAGGAAATCATCGAGAAGAATATGGGCAAATACAACTATTACGTTGTGATGCCCCATTTCACCCAGGATTTGGATAAGGCCGATTATATAAAAGTGCTCGAGTCTATTCCCACCAACGAATTGGTGTTGCTTGATAAAGATGTGTCGGAGCTGGCAGGCTCGCCCCTGAGCGTTTATCAGAATTTTGACAAAGACATTTGTGAGGCCCTTGAAAATGCGCAGGATTTATTGAACAAGTACAGCCGAATGGTGCTCATCTTGCCCAGCGACGGCAACTACCCATCCGAAATTGCGCATGGTTTTCGGTCATTTTGCGTCAACTATCGTAAAGAGTTCTGTATTAAAGAGAACGCTATCCACGAAAACCTCCAGGCTGGTACGGGGTATGTTGTTGTCGAGGAAACAGATTTATCGGAGTTGGTCAAGAAGGTGCGCCAGTCGAGCTATGAGTTAGGTCAGGAAATTGGCATTATCTCATTCAATGAAACGACACTTAAAGAACTGTTGAATATAACGGTTATCACCACCGACTTTGAAGCAATGGGCTACACGGCAGCTTCATTATTACTTGATAACAAGCGCATTAAGGTCAAAAATCCATTTTACATGATCCGGCGCGGGTCGCTATAA
- a CDS encoding DUF421 domain-containing protein codes for MPEPIEPFDWGRMFIHDFPLTYLGEVAFRTAFMFVILLTALTVSGKREVRQLSIYELVLLIGLGSAAGDPMFYDDVPLASAVVVFIVMMSCYKLATYISDKNKKVRHVIEGQPVYVIENGCILTRNFDREDLGLDDLFSDLRVEGIEHLGQVRTAILEPNGQLSVFQFNAEAVRPGLPILPNELKKHSEHIDQSGDYACCSCGNVQMFNAPADRVHCQQCNKTGWVKAIK; via the coding sequence ATGCCAGAGCCAATTGAGCCCTTCGACTGGGGGCGCATGTTCATTCATGATTTCCCATTAACATACCTCGGCGAGGTAGCTTTTCGGACGGCTTTCATGTTCGTTATTCTACTAACCGCCTTGACCGTATCGGGAAAGCGGGAAGTAAGGCAACTGTCTATTTACGAACTGGTTTTACTGATTGGGTTGGGTTCTGCTGCGGGCGATCCCATGTTTTACGACGATGTCCCTCTTGCATCGGCAGTAGTTGTGTTTATCGTCATGATGAGCTGCTATAAACTAGCTACCTATATCAGCGATAAGAATAAAAAGGTCCGGCATGTAATTGAAGGTCAGCCTGTTTATGTTATTGAAAATGGCTGCATTCTTACCCGGAATTTCGATCGGGAGGATTTGGGGTTGGATGATTTGTTCTCCGATTTACGAGTGGAGGGAATCGAACACCTGGGGCAGGTACGTACGGCTATTCTGGAGCCAAATGGACAGCTTAGTGTTTTTCAATTTAATGCAGAGGCTGTTCGGCCGGGGTTACCAATTCTGCCAAATGAACTTAAAAAGCATTCAGAACACATTGACCAGTCTGGCGATTATGCCTGCTGTAGCTGTGGTAATGTGCAGATGTTCAACGCACCCGCTGATCGGGTGCATTGCCAGCAATGCAACAAAACAGGCTGGGTAAAGGCGATTAAATAG
- a CDS encoding TolC family protein encodes MKLSSCILLALLPFSVFAQAYKNPLQRAQRNAYVIQQGEVTNLSQVIAVALEKNYQIRIARTQEQITQFNATYGNAGFLPVLTGNLSRNNSRQNLQQEYFSAQAPTNVSGVLNANTVVGVNLNWTLFNGLGMFILYDQLAEQTRLAEVTTRANVEQTVANIATSYYNVVRQLQRLLTLRQALDISRDRLELARDSYEVGTRSKVDFLSAQVDYNTDSSALLTQTQLLQAAKIGLNQLLVRDPNTEFAVRDSIIARNNLAIEPLRESLSTNNPLLIAAVYNRHIADLSIKLAKAQQLPTVTFQSGYNYTSINNQGGFGVRSANNTTLLYNLQASVPIFNGLNQRRLNQVARANSVIAEYQEANQRIVLQTALEQTYSQYVNNLNLLNLEVQNNQLANQNVDIAYDRYRIGNSTFVEFRDVQRNAIDAQNRLIEAEYNAKAAEIELLRLSSTITRDLAQ; translated from the coding sequence ATGAAACTCAGCAGTTGTATTCTTCTTGCTCTTCTTCCATTTTCGGTCTTTGCTCAAGCCTATAAAAACCCGTTACAACGTGCTCAACGAAACGCATATGTCATTCAGCAGGGAGAGGTAACAAACCTTTCGCAAGTCATTGCGGTGGCGTTAGAGAAAAACTACCAGATCCGAATTGCCCGTACTCAGGAACAGATCACACAGTTCAATGCCACGTATGGTAATGCTGGTTTTTTGCCCGTTCTGACAGGTAACCTTAGCCGAAATAACAGTCGGCAGAATCTACAACAGGAATATTTTTCAGCCCAGGCACCCACAAACGTCTCTGGCGTATTGAATGCCAATACGGTGGTTGGGGTTAACCTGAACTGGACGCTATTTAACGGGCTTGGCATGTTTATTTTGTACGATCAACTCGCTGAGCAAACTCGGCTAGCCGAAGTGACGACCCGCGCCAACGTCGAACAAACGGTCGCTAACATTGCCACGTCCTACTATAATGTTGTTCGGCAATTACAACGATTACTAACATTACGGCAGGCACTGGATATTTCGCGCGACCGGCTTGAGCTGGCCCGCGATTCATATGAAGTGGGTACACGCTCGAAAGTTGATTTTCTCAGCGCCCAGGTCGATTACAATACAGACAGTTCGGCGCTACTAACTCAAACACAGCTGTTGCAGGCAGCTAAAATCGGGTTAAATCAATTACTGGTGCGTGATCCTAATACAGAGTTTGCCGTGCGGGATTCAATTATTGCCCGGAACAATCTGGCCATCGAACCACTTCGAGAATCGCTATCAACAAATAACCCGTTGTTAATAGCGGCTGTGTATAATCGTCACATTGCCGATTTGAGCATTAAACTGGCTAAAGCACAACAGTTACCAACCGTGACGTTCCAGAGTGGATATAACTATACATCCATCAACAACCAGGGTGGCTTTGGCGTTAGATCGGCTAATAACACCACGCTCTTATATAACCTTCAGGCTTCTGTCCCCATTTTTAATGGGTTAAACCAACGACGCCTTAATCAAGTGGCCCGGGCCAACTCCGTAATTGCCGAGTATCAGGAAGCGAATCAGCGAATTGTGTTGCAAACGGCTTTGGAGCAGACCTACTCGCAGTATGTGAACAATCTTAATCTGCTCAATCTGGAAGTTCAGAATAATCAATTGGCGAATCAAAACGTCGATATTGCTTATGATCGATACCGTATTGGTAATTCTACCTTCGTTGAGTTTCGGGATGTGCAGAGGAATGCTATCGACGCACAAAATCGCCTAATCGAAGCTGAATACAACGCCAAAGCTGCTGAAATTGAATTGCTGCGCCTGAGTAGTACCATCACACGTGATCTTGCGCAGTAA
- a CDS encoding M20/M25/M40 family metallo-hydrolase, with translation MRYIFLFLFVSSGVSAQSLSKPEKSVIATVQKQLPETEAFLEKVVNINSGSLNKEGVRTVGKLMSDELDKLGFKTEWITLPDSLNRAGHLVATHQGKKGKKLFLIGHLDTVFEKSLPMEPFTRVNDSTASGQGVNDIKGGDVLVIAALKALNAQKLLDDASITVYFTGDEESGGGAASRIDFIERAKKCDIALAFETAQGLHSVTTGRRGSSSWTLNVKARTGHSSRIFSDLGYGAIYEAVRILNEFRRTLGQEQYLTFNPGLIVGGSEVHYDDKTAKAETIGKTNIVAGTALVKGDLRFLTEAQKETARTRMREIVDKSLPLTKATISFADGIPGMEPSAANDELRKQLDKLSQDMGLGSVQAGDPGSRGAGDVSFVAQYMPCLDGLGASGKGAHSIEETMNIKEYPLLIQRTALFIYRLTR, from the coding sequence ATGAGGTACATCTTTCTGTTTTTATTTGTTAGTTCGGGTGTTTCGGCCCAATCGCTGTCGAAGCCCGAAAAGAGTGTCATTGCCACCGTACAAAAGCAACTGCCGGAAACCGAAGCCTTTCTGGAAAAAGTCGTTAACATCAATAGTGGCTCCCTCAATAAAGAGGGCGTTCGGACAGTCGGGAAACTGATGTCGGACGAACTCGATAAACTGGGCTTCAAAACGGAGTGGATCACGTTGCCCGATTCGCTCAACCGGGCCGGGCATCTAGTAGCGACGCATCAGGGTAAAAAAGGCAAAAAGCTGTTTCTTATTGGTCATCTGGATACTGTTTTTGAAAAGAGTCTGCCTATGGAGCCGTTCACTCGCGTTAATGACTCGACCGCATCGGGACAGGGTGTCAACGACATCAAAGGGGGCGATGTGCTGGTAATTGCCGCGCTTAAGGCCCTGAATGCTCAAAAGTTGCTCGATGATGCGTCGATCACGGTTTATTTTACGGGCGATGAAGAAAGTGGGGGCGGGGCAGCCAGTCGCATTGATTTCATAGAGCGGGCTAAAAAATGCGACATAGCCTTGGCGTTTGAAACAGCGCAGGGATTACACAGCGTTACAACCGGACGGCGGGGTTCAAGTAGCTGGACACTCAATGTGAAAGCCCGTACTGGCCATTCGTCCCGAATATTCAGCGATTTGGGGTACGGCGCTATTTACGAAGCGGTTCGGATTTTGAATGAGTTTCGGCGCACGCTGGGGCAGGAGCAGTATCTCACATTTAATCCCGGTCTGATTGTGGGCGGCTCTGAGGTGCATTACGATGACAAAACTGCCAAAGCCGAAACCATTGGAAAAACGAATATCGTAGCCGGTACGGCTTTGGTAAAAGGCGACCTGCGTTTTCTGACCGAAGCGCAAAAAGAAACTGCCCGCACCCGGATGCGCGAAATCGTTGATAAAAGTTTGCCGCTCACCAAAGCGACTATTTCTTTTGCCGATGGTATTCCCGGGATGGAGCCGTCTGCTGCCAACGATGAACTACGCAAGCAACTGGATAAACTCAGTCAGGATATGGGGTTAGGCAGTGTGCAGGCGGGGGATCCCGGTTCGCGCGGGGCGGGCGATGTGTCGTTTGTTGCTCAGTATATGCCGTGTCTGGATGGTCTGGGGGCATCGGGTAAAGGCGCACATAGCATCGAAGAAACCATGAATATAAAAGAGTATCCATTATTGATTCAGCGTACAGCCCTGTTCATTTACCGACTAACAAGGTAA